From the genome of Halorussus sp. MSC15.2, one region includes:
- a CDS encoding AIR synthase family protein — protein MSGENGKIDAEFFEEHISPNLGATRDAVAVGPRHGIDFGVLAVGDQRLIVATDPVSVMPKIGFARAGKLALHSVLSDVAVSGIPPSFLSVNFTLPSEMTDAEFAELWEAMTAECERLGVSVVTGHTSRQDVSFPWVGGATAMGVGSPERIVRPDGAQPGDTVLLTNGPGIEVAGLFAALAGDQLDVGAGLVERAEARLDETTLVRDALTAVDAGTVTAMHDATECGLQGALVELADVNDLNFAVSSDRLPEQRDVTGICESVNLDPWKVSSRGTLLITTPKQYVDSIVSALEDRGTPATIIGEVREGTGVTVDGNQVTHPDTDPAWEAFESFQ, from the coding sequence ATGAGTGGAGAGAACGGGAAAATCGATGCAGAATTCTTCGAAGAACACATCTCTCCCAATCTTGGTGCTACACGGGATGCAGTCGCCGTTGGACCCCGACACGGAATCGACTTCGGCGTGCTTGCGGTCGGGGACCAGCGTCTCATCGTCGCGACCGACCCCGTATCAGTAATGCCCAAGATTGGGTTCGCCCGGGCAGGGAAGTTAGCTCTACACAGTGTCCTCTCGGATGTCGCAGTCAGCGGTATCCCACCGTCTTTCCTCTCGGTCAACTTCACGCTTCCGTCCGAGATGACTGACGCCGAGTTCGCCGAACTCTGGGAGGCGATGACCGCCGAATGCGAACGGCTCGGGGTGAGCGTCGTTACTGGCCACACCTCCCGTCAGGACGTGTCCTTCCCGTGGGTCGGCGGGGCGACAGCGATGGGCGTTGGTAGCCCGGAAAGAATTGTCCGCCCCGATGGTGCTCAACCGGGGGACACGGTCCTCCTCACGAACGGCCCCGGTATCGAGGTGGCCGGGTTGTTCGCGGCGCTCGCCGGGGACCAACTTGACGTCGGTGCGGGTCTCGTCGAGCGGGCGGAAGCAAGACTCGACGAGACGACGCTCGTCCGTGACGCACTCACCGCGGTGGACGCAGGTACCGTGACGGCGATGCACGACGCTACGGAATGTGGGCTTCAAGGCGCACTCGTCGAACTAGCAGATGTGAACGACCTCAACTTTGCCGTGTCGAGCGACCGCCTCCCCGAGCAGAGAGACGTCACTGGTATCTGTGAGTCGGTGAACCTCGACCCGTGGAAGGTTTCATCCCGAGGGACGCTCCTCATTACGACACCAAAGCAGTACGTCGATTCAATCGTGAGCGCTCTCGAAGACCGTGGCACTCCTGCAACTATCATCGGAGAAGTCCGGGAGGGCACTGGCGTCACTGTCGATGGCAACCAGGTAACACACCCCGACACAGACCCTGCTTGGGAAGCCTTCGAATCC